A portion of the Candidatus Binataceae bacterium genome contains these proteins:
- a CDS encoding PHP domain-containing protein, producing MSAGASGHPGGPYFTVDIHLHTNRGSADSNLAPRDLIERARAIGIGAVCITEHDTMWDLAEVGEMARAAGVLCLRGMEVTTDMGHIGVFGFDGYQGGIYKLSELRRVADEKGAILIANHPFRYKLDARFSFINNDHEPIDPAHPDRAARLGLFKMVDAIEALNGACSEEENLFALEVAELLGLAVVAGSDSHSASSVGCVTTLLPAPVRSERELIEAIRARRTRAGRGLLKHAVEPFELRGQHSRAPHPQPR from the coding sequence ATGAGCGCGGGCGCAAGCGGGCACCCCGGCGGGCCCTACTTCACCGTCGATATCCATCTCCATACCAACCGCGGCAGCGCCGATTCCAACCTTGCGCCGCGCGACCTGATCGAGCGCGCCCGCGCCATCGGGATCGGTGCCGTCTGTATCACAGAGCACGACACGATGTGGGATCTTGCCGAGGTGGGCGAGATGGCGCGGGCGGCGGGCGTGCTATGCCTGCGCGGAATGGAAGTGACGACCGATATGGGGCACATCGGCGTCTTCGGCTTCGACGGCTACCAGGGTGGAATCTACAAGTTGAGCGAGCTGCGCCGGGTGGCCGACGAAAAGGGCGCCATCCTGATTGCCAACCATCCCTTTCGCTACAAGCTCGACGCGCGTTTTTCCTTCATCAACAACGACCATGAGCCGATCGACCCGGCCCATCCCGACCGCGCCGCCAGACTCGGTTTGTTCAAGATGGTTGACGCGATCGAGGCGCTCAACGGCGCCTGCTCGGAAGAGGAAAACCTGTTTGCGCTCGAGGTCGCCGAGCTGCTGGGCCTGGCGGTGGTGGCCGGCAGCGACTCCCACTCCGCAAGCTCGGTCGGATGCGTGACCACGCTGCTGCCGGCGCCGGTCCGCAGCGAGCGCGAGCTTATCGAGGCGATTCGCGCGCGGCGCACCCGCGCCGGCCGCGGGCTGCTCAAGCACGCGGTCGAGCCGTTCGAGTTGCGCGGGCAGCACTCACGGGCGCCGCATCCTCAACCCCGCTAA
- a CDS encoding peptidylprolyl isomerase, which translates to MAGRLIKSTGLVLAAVLVAGATCLAAKLDGVPVRNTGHYAILDTDRGNIVIELYPAVAPKTVENFETLIRKGFYNGLTFHRVVPDFVVQGGDPKGNGSGGPGYDLPAEISPVEKHLRGTVATARLGDEVNPQRKSSGSQFYICLEPQPFLDGQYTIFGGVVEGMDVVDKIQKGDHIKKATLAAEPPK; encoded by the coding sequence ATGGCAGGACGGCTGATTAAATCAACGGGCCTCGTGCTCGCGGCGGTGCTTGTGGCCGGCGCGACATGCCTGGCTGCAAAACTGGACGGAGTACCCGTGCGCAACACTGGCCACTACGCGATCCTCGATACCGACCGCGGAAACATCGTGATCGAGCTCTATCCCGCCGTCGCGCCCAAGACGGTGGAGAATTTCGAAACGCTGATCAGGAAGGGCTTTTACAACGGCTTGACCTTCCATCGGGTGGTCCCCGACTTCGTCGTCCAGGGCGGCGATCCCAAGGGCAACGGCAGCGGCGGTCCGGGCTACGACCTGCCGGCCGAAATCAGCCCGGTCGAGAAGCATCTACGCGGCACGGTCGCGACGGCGCGGCTGGGCGACGAGGTCAATCCGCAGCGCAAATCGAGCGGCAGCCAGTTCTACATCTGCCTTGAGCCGCAGCCGTTCCTCGACGGCCAGTACACCATCTTCGGCGGCGTGGTCGAGGGGATGGACGTGGTGGACAAGATCCAGAAGGGCGACCACATCAAGAAAGCCACGCTCGCCGCGGAGCCGCCAAAATAG
- a CDS encoding alpha/beta fold hydrolase — protein sequence MAAVQERTVNVWDDKIKVRVKVAGSGPALVFFHSGYGLQWGEFLDALAREFTVYAPEHPGTSEGDPEAHRALEELWDLVLCYDELFDKLGLSAPAVVGHSFGGMIAGELAANFPKRPGKLVLIDSLGLWRDDTPVRNYMVTPAAELLPLYFANPSHPAVASLVPDPTDADALIRVTWALGCTGKFCWPLPDKGLKKRIHRIAAPTLIVWGKQDGLTPPVYAQEFAKLIKGAKVELVDNAAHMLPVEQPQTAAKLIADFVKR from the coding sequence ATGGCTGCAGTTCAGGAACGTACCGTCAACGTCTGGGACGACAAGATAAAAGTGCGGGTCAAGGTTGCCGGCTCCGGCCCCGCGCTCGTCTTCTTCCATAGCGGCTACGGCCTGCAATGGGGCGAGTTTCTCGACGCGCTGGCGCGCGAGTTCACGGTCTACGCCCCCGAGCATCCGGGAACCAGCGAGGGCGACCCCGAAGCGCATCGCGCGCTCGAGGAGCTCTGGGACCTCGTGCTCTGCTACGACGAGCTGTTCGATAAGCTCGGACTGTCCGCGCCGGCCGTGGTCGGCCATTCCTTCGGCGGAATGATCGCGGGCGAGCTCGCGGCCAATTTCCCGAAGCGGCCAGGCAAGCTGGTTCTGATCGATTCCCTGGGGCTGTGGCGCGACGACACGCCGGTGCGCAACTACATGGTCACCCCGGCGGCCGAGTTGCTCCCGTTGTACTTCGCCAATCCGAGCCACCCGGCGGTCGCGAGTCTCGTGCCTGACCCCACCGACGCCGACGCGTTGATTCGGGTCACGTGGGCACTCGGATGTACGGGCAAATTCTGCTGGCCGTTGCCCGACAAGGGCCTCAAAAAGCGCATCCATCGGATCGCTGCGCCGACGCTCATTGTGTGGGGCAAGCAGGACGGGCTGACTCCGCCAGTTTACGCGCAGGAGTTCGCCAAGCTCATCAAGGGCGCGAAGGTTGAACTGGTCGATAACGCGGCGCATATGCTGCCGGTCGAGCAGCCGCAGACGGCGGCGAAACTGATCGCTGATTTCGTCAAGCGCTGA
- a CDS encoding LLM class flavin-dependent oxidoreductase yields the protein MKISMFHLMPYRDLPADFEKRYHSVWVDPPYSELADTEKIARYYNWTLDELIHGAKVGMDGICVNEHHQNAYGFMPSPNLMGSALARATNGMNVAVVQMGATLPTTIPPIRVAEEYGMLDCISGGRLVAGMPLGTPMDANLCYGITPVEHRERYYEAHDLIMKAWQSKEIFAWNGKYFKLPMVNLWPRPLQKPYPPVWIPGSGSLSTWDFTAKHNHCYCFLSYFGNKLGKKVMDGFWEFVGKTGLDANPYRAGFLQLVVVSETDAKAEQEYYQHIRYFYDKCLHILWEYQLIPGNQDYRSLANSVRNLNPLQLELMAQVPNWKYKDFLDNGFVIGGSPKTVADQLREAVKKLRVGNLMVLLHIGSMPHELTLKNIEMFAREVKPHLSDMWDDQWENHWWPERLKEKEPAGARRGVAQPVMERAAK from the coding sequence ATGAAGATCTCGATGTTCCACCTGATGCCGTATCGCGATCTGCCGGCGGATTTCGAGAAGCGCTATCACTCGGTCTGGGTTGACCCTCCGTACTCCGAGCTCGCCGACACCGAGAAGATCGCGCGCTACTACAACTGGACTCTCGACGAGCTGATCCACGGCGCGAAGGTCGGGATGGACGGTATCTGCGTCAACGAACACCATCAGAACGCCTACGGCTTCATGCCGTCGCCCAACCTGATGGGCTCGGCGCTGGCTCGCGCGACCAACGGGATGAACGTTGCGGTGGTGCAGATGGGTGCGACGCTGCCGACCACGATTCCGCCGATTCGAGTGGCCGAGGAGTACGGCATGCTCGACTGTATCAGCGGTGGCAGACTGGTCGCCGGGATGCCGCTGGGCACCCCGATGGACGCCAACCTCTGCTACGGCATCACCCCGGTCGAGCATCGCGAGCGCTACTATGAGGCTCACGACCTGATCATGAAGGCGTGGCAGTCCAAGGAGATCTTCGCCTGGAACGGCAAGTATTTCAAATTGCCGATGGTCAACCTGTGGCCGCGTCCGCTCCAGAAACCGTATCCGCCGGTGTGGATCCCGGGCAGCGGGAGCCTCAGCACCTGGGACTTCACTGCCAAGCACAACCACTGCTACTGCTTCCTGAGCTACTTCGGCAACAAGCTCGGCAAGAAGGTGATGGATGGCTTTTGGGAGTTCGTCGGCAAGACCGGGCTCGACGCCAATCCATACCGTGCCGGTTTCCTTCAGTTGGTCGTGGTTTCCGAGACCGATGCCAAGGCGGAGCAGGAGTATTACCAGCACATCCGTTATTTCTACGACAAATGCTTGCACATCCTGTGGGAGTATCAGCTCATCCCGGGCAACCAGGACTACCGCAGCCTCGCCAACAGCGTCAGGAACCTCAATCCGCTGCAGCTAGAGTTGATGGCGCAGGTGCCGAACTGGAAATACAAAGACTTCCTCGACAACGGCTTCGTGATCGGGGGCAGCCCCAAGACGGTTGCTGACCAGTTGCGCGAGGCGGTCAAGAAGCTGCGCGTGGGCAACCTGATGGTGCTGCTCCACATCGGCTCGATGCCGCATGAGCTGACCCTGAAAAACATCGAGATGTTCGCGCGCGAGGTCAAGCCGCACCTGAGCGATATGTGGGATGACCAGTGGGAGAACCACTGGTGGCCGGAGCGGCTGAAGGAAAAGGAACCGGCGGGCGCGCGCCGCGGCGTCGCGCAGCCGGTGATGGAACGGGCGGCCAAGTAG
- the ptsP gene encoding phosphoenolpyruvate--protein phosphotransferase, with protein MAVNRDRLALIEHISAIGGEPAGSLRETLDRIVGTIAAGMEVEVCSLYLFDPQRERLVLRATVGLEPESVGKVSMRVNEGLVGLVVESGQPVTVADAISHPRYKYFPETGEERYHAFLGVPVQEGRQKPIGVMVVQTLRSRKFGPGEVRLLRTAANQVAQILSHFRLRETLATKEKERDEYRRRMIEANRQLKGYEKVGGETRVASPVKMRRPRLVGLAAAPGFAHGVAHVVGTFLSTIDRNLRARDTRAELKRLEEALTRSRAELDAVRHRMAPLMPEADLQIFDAHKMILEDDEFVGRIRDTIVAGYAAESALFRVIDELCAQMLAVADGYLRERATDFRDVGHRLLRHLRQDDRHAHFPKSTILVAEELTLSQLAVVSHDNLAGIALESGGVTSHAAILARAFEIPTVVGVEHLMESVVEGDNLVLDGNSGIVYVNPAPEVEREYQVLLRRYDAFRRELLSDDGKPAATHDGNRVELLANIALYHDIPLALKYGAEGIGLLRSEFSFLTYEDFPDENQQIALYTRMLEAVGRRPVTIRTLDIGADKYPPYLRVPREDNPFLGWRSIRISLEMAGLFKVQLRAILRAAARHDLKLLFPMISSLEELRRARELLAEAQAELYREGLEHNPNIKVGIMVEVPSAVWLGPRLVREVDFFSIGTNDLIQYLLAADRNNPKVAHLYEPLHPAVLSAISEVVNVARAAGKEVCICGEMASDPLATLLLVGMGLDQLSLSPLFIPVIRKIVRQTDYRTARLIAHDTLEMASVQEIKGYLIERYRDLGLIKLVEMFR; from the coding sequence ATGGCAGTTAATCGCGACCGTCTCGCGCTCATCGAGCACATCTCCGCCATCGGCGGCGAGCCCGCAGGCAGCTTGCGCGAGACCCTCGACCGGATCGTCGGCACCATCGCTGCCGGCATGGAAGTCGAGGTCTGCTCGCTCTACCTCTTCGACCCGCAGCGCGAGCGGCTGGTGTTGCGCGCGACCGTGGGCCTGGAGCCGGAGTCGGTGGGCAAGGTCTCGATGCGGGTCAACGAGGGATTGGTTGGGCTCGTAGTCGAAAGCGGCCAGCCGGTGACGGTGGCCGACGCGATCAGCCATCCGCGCTACAAGTACTTTCCCGAAACCGGCGAGGAGCGCTACCACGCCTTTCTGGGCGTGCCGGTGCAGGAGGGGCGGCAGAAGCCGATCGGCGTGATGGTGGTGCAGACCCTGCGCAGCCGCAAGTTCGGTCCGGGCGAGGTGCGCCTGCTGCGCACGGCCGCCAACCAGGTCGCGCAGATCCTCAGCCATTTTCGCCTGCGCGAGACGCTTGCGACCAAGGAGAAGGAGCGCGACGAATACCGCCGGCGGATGATCGAGGCCAACCGCCAGCTCAAGGGCTACGAAAAGGTCGGCGGCGAGACCCGCGTGGCGTCCCCGGTCAAAATGCGCCGCCCGCGGCTGGTCGGGCTGGCGGCCGCCCCGGGCTTCGCCCACGGCGTCGCCCACGTGGTCGGCACCTTTCTGAGCACAATCGACCGCAACCTGCGCGCGCGCGACACCCGCGCCGAACTCAAGCGGCTGGAAGAGGCGCTCACCCGCTCGCGCGCCGAGCTCGACGCCGTGCGCCATCGGATGGCGCCGCTGATGCCGGAGGCCGACCTCCAGATCTTTGATGCGCACAAAATGATCCTGGAGGACGACGAGTTCGTCGGTCGCATCCGCGACACCATCGTCGCCGGCTACGCTGCCGAGAGCGCGCTGTTCCGCGTGATCGACGAGCTGTGCGCGCAGATGCTGGCGGTCGCCGATGGCTACCTGCGCGAGCGCGCCACCGACTTCCGCGACGTCGGGCATCGTCTGCTCCGCCATCTGCGCCAGGACGACCGCCACGCGCACTTCCCCAAGTCCACCATCCTGGTCGCCGAGGAGCTGACGCTGTCACAGCTCGCCGTGGTCTCTCACGACAACCTGGCGGGCATCGCGTTGGAGTCGGGCGGCGTGACCTCGCACGCTGCGATCCTCGCGCGCGCCTTCGAAATCCCCACCGTGGTCGGCGTCGAGCACCTGATGGAGTCGGTGGTGGAGGGCGATAACCTGGTCCTCGACGGTAACTCGGGTATCGTGTACGTCAATCCAGCGCCCGAGGTCGAGCGCGAATACCAGGTCCTGCTGCGGCGCTACGACGCCTTCAGGCGCGAGCTGCTGTCGGACGACGGCAAGCCCGCCGCCACCCACGATGGCAACCGGGTCGAGCTCCTGGCCAACATCGCGCTCTACCACGACATCCCGCTTGCGCTGAAATACGGCGCCGAGGGGATCGGGCTGCTGCGCTCGGAATTTTCGTTTCTGACCTACGAGGATTTCCCCGACGAGAACCAGCAGATTGCGCTGTACACGCGGATGCTGGAGGCGGTCGGGCGCCGCCCGGTGACCATCCGCACCCTGGACATCGGTGCCGACAAGTATCCGCCCTATTTGCGGGTGCCGCGCGAGGACAACCCGTTTCTGGGCTGGCGCTCGATCCGGATTTCGCTTGAGATGGCGGGGCTGTTCAAGGTCCAGCTGCGGGCGATCCTGCGAGCGGCCGCGCGCCACGACCTCAAGCTGCTCTTCCCGATGATCTCGAGCCTCGAGGAGCTGCGCCGCGCGCGCGAGCTACTCGCCGAAGCGCAGGCCGAGCTTTATCGCGAGGGACTCGAACATAATCCCAACATCAAGGTCGGGATCATGGTCGAGGTTCCGTCGGCGGTGTGGCTGGGGCCGCGGCTGGTGCGCGAGGTGGACTTCTTTTCCATCGGAACCAACGACCTCATCCAGTACCTGCTCGCCGCCGACCGCAACAATCCCAAGGTCGCCCACCTGTACGAGCCGCTCCATCCGGCGGTGCTCTCGGCGATCTCCGAGGTCGTCAACGTGGCGCGCGCGGCGGGCAAGGAGGTCTGCATCTGCGGCGAGATGGCTTCCGACCCGCTGGCGACGCTGCTGCTGGTCGGGATGGGGTTGGATCAGCTAAGCTTGAGTCCGTTGTTCATCCCGGTCATTCGCAAGATCGTGCGACAGACCGACTATCGTACCGCCCGGCTCATCGCCCACGACACCCTTGAGATGGCCAGCGTGCAGGAGATAAAGGGCTACCTCATCGAGCGCTACCGAGATTTGGGATTGATCAAGCTGGTTGAAATGTTCCGTTAA